The proteins below are encoded in one region of Chelmon rostratus isolate fCheRos1 chromosome 21, fCheRos1.pri, whole genome shotgun sequence:
- the kctd2 gene encoding BTB/POZ domain-containing protein KCTD2 — translation MAELHVVEPSGTGTIEQPEHRDVRGSVRLASPTLMVPPRSSQLSPGGVSSGSGGRSVFGFPVKSNPSSPSEPADKPGSRWVRLNVGGTYFITTKQTLCRDPKSFLFRLCQEDPDLDSDKDETGAYLIDRDPTYFGPILNYLRHGKLIMDKNLAEEGVLEEAEFYNIASLVRLVKERIRDNENRTSQGPVKHVYRVLQCQEEELTQMVSTMSDGWKFEQLISIGSSYNYGNEDQAEFLCVVSRELNNSTNGIVIEPTEKAKILQERGSRM, via the exons ATGGCTGAATTGCATGTTGTAGAACCGAGCGGTACTGGCACCATAGAGCAGCCCGAGCACCGCGACGTCCGGGGCTCGGTGCGCTTAGCTTCGCCCACTCTCATGGTTCCGCCGCGGAGCAGCCAGCTCAGTCCCGGCGGGGTGTCGAGCGGCAGCGGGGGGCGGTCGGTGTTCGGGTTCCCGGTGAAGAGCAACCCGAGCTCCCCGTCCGAACCGGCGGACAAACCGGGCTCCCGCTGGGTTCGTCTCAACGTCGGTGGGACCTACTTCATCACGACCAAGCAGACGCTGTGCAGGGACCCAAAATCTTTCCTGTTCCGGCTCTGCCAAGAGGACCCAGACCTGGACTCCGACAAA GACGAGACCGGAGCCTACCTGATCGACAGGGACCCCACATACTTCGGCCCCATCCTGAACTACCTGAGGCACGGAAAGCTGATCATGGATAAAAACCTGGCCGAGGAAG GTGTTTTGGAGGAAGCCGAGTTCTACAACATCGCATCACTGGTGAGGCTGGTCAAAGAGAGGATACGGGACAACGAGAACCGGACGTCTCAG GGCCCCGTGAAGCATGTGTATCGAGTACTACAGTGCCAAGAGGAGGAGCTCACGCAGATGGTCTCCACCATGTCGGACGGTTGGAAGTTCGAGCAG CTCATAAGTATCGGCTCCTCTTATAACTACGGCAACGAGGACCAGGCGGAGTTTCTATGTGTAGTTTCCCGGGAACTCAACAACTCCACCAACGGCATCGTCATCGAGCCCACCGAGAAGGCCAAG ATCCTTCAGGAACGAGGCTCACGGATGTGA